AGAGCAGCATTATTTTCTGTAACAGACAAGAGTTTTAAACGACTAGAAGTAGTATCTTTCTCTAGGAAATAGCCATATCTCAAAAGAAATGATTTAATTCTCTCATTATTCATATTATAGACGTTCATTTCATCTAATTTTTGGACGGCTGCAAGATCTTCTCTTTGTGATATTGAGAATTGTATATGCCCTGCAGGAAAATCAATAGAACTCAAATAAAGTTGAGCCTCCTCGCTTATTGAACGATTTGTATCTATGGCATAACGGTTTATATATCCATTAGCTATAAAGCTACAAAGTCCATTTCTTGAAGTTGAAGTCTTTTCGCTTTCACCTATAGGAAGATCATATGATTGACTTTTTAAGGTGGTAACAAATTTATCTTTAGTCTGTTTATAGCTAAAAATAATTTCTTTCCCATACTTTGTTATAATCTTGTTAAGCATCCACACCCTAGCTGTTTTAAGTGGTCCAGTTGTTGTGCCCCATGTTATAGATATATTATCTGTAATAGTTAATGTATTCTCTATAAAATAAAATTCACTTTTATTGGGATCTATCACTTTCCACACATCTCCATTCTTGGATATTTGATAACCGGTTTTATTAAGAATAACAAAAGTACCTACATAAAAATCCCAAATAACATTCAACTTCTCGCCTAAAAGGTTTATTGTAAAAATATCAGGTTCCGAATCTACACCACCCAAATTGTTATCTCTAAACAACTCATCATAAACTTTTTTATCTTTCATTACCGAAAAGTATCCTCCTTGCGAAATCCAATAATTATATTTGAGTGTTGCTGTAGTTGGTTCTGATGGAACAAGCCCAGAATTAGGTAAATATTTTGCATAGCTACCAATTAAAAAATTAGAAGGAACAGGATATATATCATATCCATATGTACTTGAAGTTGATGTGCAAAGCCAGTCTGGTAACATTTTTATATTTCCATGACTATTCTTATTCCCAAAAACTGTAAGATCTGTTTCAAAATCATCAATATCATTTATAGTCTGAACTATACTACCAAAAGTCAGGTCCCATCCAAGTCCAACCCAACTTGCATCTTGATTTACTTTTATTCCTCCAGCATGGTAAGTTAAATTTATTGGGATATTTACATCATCTACTTCAATATTATAAAGAGGTATCAATATATTAGGTAACCCCGTATATTCACTGACTGGGATCTCATCGTAACGTAAAAATTGATTTACCATTGGTAATTTGGGCTCTATTTGGAAATTACGAGTTGGAATATTTACGTTCTGAGCTTTACTCACTAATGTAAAAAACAATAAAAATATAATATATACATACTTTTTCATACTGTACCCTTTTTATATAAGACAACTTACATTTACAGCCTCCTGTTTGCCAAAATCCCAAAGTACATTTGCTCCTGCCCTTCCCGGATTTTTATACTTTCTCTGTTGTTTGATAATTACATCTCCGCCACGGAGCATATTATATTCCTTTTTAAGCAAAGTTTGTGCAAAGACAGAAACAGGAATAAAAAAGAAGCATAAAAGAAATCGTTTAGATAGTTGTATTCTCATGTAAATTTATGTTTTAGTATTATTTCCTATTTCAAGGCAACAAAATTATACAAAATACTGATATATAAACAATAAAATATTGGACAAATACGATACTGGTCATACAATTGATTTACAAGCATTTAAATATAAATCAACTATATATTAACTATTTACATATTGGACATTTTTCTATTCAAGAACAATAAATCACATAATTAAATTAAAAATTAGGTACGAGCAAGATAAATTAATTTATCACACATCGAATTGATATAACGAGTTAAACAATTACCATTTAATTATAAAAGTTCTCTTGTCAAATTGCCTTTGTATTCATGAGCATGTTCCAGAGCACCACAACTTTGTGAAGGAAAGCTGAAAAGGCTCCCAATATCAAGGTACTCATTGATTATTTGTAAATCTATGCATTTTTAGAGAGCTAATCTTCTCATTTTATAACCCTCAATAAAATTAATCAACTGGTTATCAGTTATTTAAAAATAATATCTACCAATTAGGTGGTAGCAGTGGCAGGAAAAAAGCCTTTTTTACCTTTCCAGAAATAAAAAATTTAAAAAACCGCAAATTGCGGAATTCTCAGATTTTATTTTTCAGAACTGGAAAAAGTATTATTTTGCTGCCACTGCTACCACCTAGTAAAACATACACATCTGTAAATCAATATATTACATAACACAACTAACCGACAGTGGTGTACATGGTGTACTAAAAAAGAGTTTTTTCAGCTTCTAGAAAAAATCGAGTAGGAGGAAAATGAAATAGTTTCCTCCTATTTCATTTTCCGACCTCTCACACCACCGTACGTGCGGTTCCGCATACGGCGGTTCCTTATTTACGATACATTTTACTGTAATAATCCAACATCATTGGATAACCTGCATTTCGCAATTTATCTGTATCAATTGCACAGCTAAGAATCGGGCTGCCAGCTATTCGCCAGTAACCTTTCACATATCCCCATTTCTGAGCATGCCATCTATCAATACCGCAACGCAATAGATTGGTTATACGAGTACTGACATTCTTCCAACTTTTCCATATACACATACGAAGCCGGCGACGGAGCCATTGATCTATCCTCTTCAGATGATTTTGCATGTCTGCAAGTTTGAAGTATTCAATCCAGCCACGAATGAATTGATGAAGTTCGTATTTGCGTTTATTGTATCCCATGCCATTACTGCGACCTGTCAGTTCTTTCAAACGAACTTTCAGTTTCATGTAACTTTTGGAGTGTACAGATAAGCGAAATCCTCCTTTGCTATTATAAAAGGAGTAACCTAAGAACTTCATGCCCCGCACATATCCTGCTTTCGTTTTCTCTCGGTTTACCCTCAGGAAGAGGGTTTCTTCGATAAAACAAATGATGTGCTTCATCGTACGACTGGCAGAGCGTTTACTTTTGCAAAATATCATGCAATCATCTGCATAGCGGACAAATGGATGTCCTCGGCGTTCCAGCTCTTTATCCAGTTCATTGAGCATTATATTGCTCAGTAGCGGACTAAGGGGACCACCTTGAGGAACTCCCCGACTGCTTTCCTCAAATTTATGACCAATTATAATTCCCGCGCGGAGATATTTATGGATAAGAGAAATCACTCGCCCATCTTTTATCCTGCGGGAAAGAATTTCTATCAGCTTGCTTTGGTTGACCGTGTCGAAAAACTTCTCCAGATCTAAATCTACCGCATATTTATTGCCTGCATTAATATAGTTCTGGGCTGTTCGCAGCGCTTTATGCGCACTGCGTTTCGGACGAAAACCGAAGCTGTTGTTACTGAATTCCCGTTCATAAATCGGAGACAAAACTTGTGATATGGCTTGCTGGATAAGACGGTCAACTACGGTAGGGATACCAAGCTGGCGCTTCTTGCCATTCTCCTTAGGGATTTCTACCCTACGGACTGGATTAGGATGGTAATTACCATCCATTAAAGATGTTACCAGTTCATCTTTATGGAGTTTCAGAAACGGAAGAAGTTCTTCCGTTTCCATCTTATCGACACCTCCACTGCCACCATTCGACACTACCTGTTTATAAGCCTTGTTCAAATTGGCAGGCGACAAGATACGTTCCAGTAAATCATATTTTGTAAAATGCACTTCCGTGAGGTTGTTTTCAGTAATCCCTATAAAAGTCTGCACTCCCGCATAGCCTTCGGATTCCGTCCTATTCTTTTGCGGGCAGCTATCATTCACTGCTGATATTTTCTGCATTCTTCCCTTCATAAGGTTACATTCATTTACTTCTCACTTAGATAAGGTTCAGACCTTCCCCGAGTAGTCGATTTAAATCGGGTACTATGTCCTCGGCTGACTTCTCACGACAATTGTTATCCGCGTTTCTGAAAAAAAACATCCACACGTCCGTGAGATATCCCCAGTTATTAACTACTACTTTCTTCCCATATATCTGCCGGATTTACTCGCATACATCTATATAGCACAGGACCTTGTTTTAATTAGCAAACTCATCCATGTATTTTGAGCCTTATATCCGGTTTCTGTTCGTCAGACCGGGAATTTGCCGCAGGCTTCCTTCAGATTCCACTTCGCAATGGACACCCTTGCCGTAAGCTAACACTTCCAGCTATAATGGCGTGTTCGGGACTTGCACCCTAAAGTAAATAGTTCGTGCTGGGCGAACTAATTTTGAGAATTCCGCAAAATGCAGAATTCTCATTTTTTTATTTCTCAGAACGAAACAAGAACGATTTATGTACACCATGTGCACCACCATAAAATATATCAAACTGATAATCAACCTCATATATAAATACAAAAATACATTAAAGTGACTTCAGAGAATATTAACGGTTAACCGCAATCAGACTAATACACTCCTCAACAAACATTAATCATTTATAGGCGGCAGGGGCGACGCATTAAAAATTTTGCGCCAATAAAAGTTCACAGAGGAACCCTTGATCCCATCCGGCTGCTTTTCTTTTTCCTTTAATGCTGCCTTTTCTTGGACTTTTCTTTAGTATCATAAGTGCTATCTTATTCATTAATGAAAAGTTCTGGGCAGCATTTCCTGTTTTTCTTCCGGCGTCTTCTCCAAAGGAAACATCTAACTGCCAGTGCAAATTGTTTTCCACAGACCAGTGCGCTCGTACTGCTTCTGCTATTTTCTGAGGCTCTAAACCTAAGGAAGTTATATAATATCTCTTTTCTAAAGATATCTCCCCTGTCTTAATGATTGTTCTTTCTGAAGTAACTCTTACTATTGATTTTATTCCTTTCCACTCTTTAAAAAACACCTCAAATCCTTCATGATTGTATACAAAGCATTCCCTGATTTCTTTGCGTCCATGTCCTGTTTCCTCCGTCCGGTATTTGGCATGTTGAGTTTCACTATATGCTATATTTTTATCACTCTCATTTCTGTCCAACTCTTCAAACCATGCCCGTAAATCGACATACAGTTTTCTTTGGTTGTTTTTTACATGAAGAACATAGTCTGCTTCTTTATCGATAATCTTTTTGGCTATTGCCTTTTGACATCCCATGGCATCAATCGTCACTATGCAGTTCTGTAGATCAAGAGCGCTAAGGAGTTCAGGAATAGCCGTAATCTCGTTGCTTTTCCTATTTACCTTGACCTGTCCTAAGGTTACCCCATTAGCTGCTGCCCAGGCACTTACCATATGAAGTTTAAAACGAGATTCTCCTTCTGGATTGGAGCGGGTGCATTTGCTGGCACCCCGTATGGTTTTTCCATCAATGGCCACAACTCCTTCATATTTTTCACAAATTTCAGACATCCAATAACGGAAAACACGTTCAAAATAATCGGGTGAAAGACTACTAAAAAAGCGATTAAAGGTATCATGTGAGGGAACATTCCTGAAAGAAGAAATACGTTCAGCAAAGAAATCTTTCCTGGAGTTACCAAACTCTTCTATCTCATTCCAAGAATCAGCACCACAAAGAACTGCAGCCATGGCAATATATACTATCGATTCTACTGAATGTTCCTTTTTTCTGTCAATACGAGTATCGTTGATTTGTTTACAAAGACTAATTATGCTCATTTTTCTACTAATTTATGTTTCTAATTTCTTTATAAAGATAATAAATATAATTAACTTAGAAAAATGTTTAAAGCTTTAATATTAATAATATAACATGCATTTATTAGGTAATATATATAATCATTTTAAGTAATTATTATAATGCGTTTGCCCTGTTATAGGCGGGAGGTTGAGATAAACATGTACATATTTGGAATCAATCATGTACAAGATTGATTCCAAATATGTACATGATTGGAAAAAGAGAACCTTTTGTTTTGATTAGTTTATGGCGGGAGATTTCTTAAACACCTTAGTGAAGGTATTTTCTTACTAGAAATCAAGCGAGAGTTGTCCGTCGCCCAGCAGGTTAAAAGTCATGCGGTGATAGGGAGTGGTGCCGTGTTGAGCAATTCCGGCACGGTGTTTCTTGGTTGGGTAGCCTTTGTTGTGATCCCAGTCGTACACCGGAAACTCCTGATGCAGGCGGTTCATATAATCATCCCTGTAAGTTTTCGCCAGAATGGATGCAGCAGCAATGGACAGGTATTTACCGTCACCTTTTACAACGGTGGTGTGAGGAATCTCGTTATACTTCTTAAATCTGTTTCCGTCAATAATAAGATGCTGTGGTATAACGGTTAGTTGGTCTACCGCACGATGCATGGCGAGGATAGAAGCGTTAAGGATATTGATTTTATCAATTTCTTCGGGAGTAACAATACCCACTGCCCAAGCTATAGCCTCCTTTTCAACCACTTCACGAAGGGCATAGCGTTGCTTTTCGTTCAACTGTTTGGAATCGTTCAACAGTTCATTCTTAAAATCCACAGGAAGAATAACAGCTGCTGCAAAGACAGATCCTGCCAGGCAACCGCGTCCAGCCTCATCGCATCCGGCTTCTATCAGGTCTTTATTTAAGTAGGGTAATAACATGATTCTTTTTTTGTATGGCAAAGATAGGGCTTTATGAAATAAAATACCGTCTCTGGTCAAAAATTACTCAAAAAACGCTAAATATTGAACTTCCAGAGTTTAAAAAATAACTTATTTTGTATCGTAGCGAAACTTAGAATCAAAATATTAAGGATAATATTCTATTGATATTTTAAAAGGCATTCTTTGTGAGAGACATAAATTTAATAAACCATGAGAAAACATTTAATTTGCATCATTTTAATGATGCTGACAGTGCCTGCATTTGCACAGCAACAGCTTAGTCCAAAAGATTATGAATACTCATCAAGGGAGTGGAAAAAAATAGTAAGGGAAAGCCCGGATGCCTTCTTCCAGACAGACGAAGCAAAACGAATTGCTGATAACGTATTGGCATATCAGCGGGAAACGGGTGGATGGCCTAAGAATCTTCCAATTCATCGTCCGCTTGGCGACGAACTGGATATTGTGTTGAGCGACAAGAAGAAACGCAATGACTCTACGACTGACAACGATGCTACTATACTGGAAATGACTTATTTAGCCAGACTTTACCGGCAGTTACCGGAAGAACGCTACAAGAAAGCCTTCTTACAAGGTGTAGAGTTTTTGCTTAGTGGACAATACGATAATGGAGGTTGGCCACAGTTCTGGCCTGAGAATCGTGGATACCAGGTACAGATTACTTATAACGACAATGCAATGGTGCAGACTTTAATGGTTATCCGTGACCTGCGCAACGGTGTGGCACCATTTGATTTATTGGTAGATGATGCAATGAAAGCCCGCCTAACAAAAGCTTTTAATAAGGGTATAGAATGCATACTCAACACACAAATTATTGTAAAAGGTGAACCAACCGTATGGTGCCAGCAACATGATTACAAGACTTTAAAGCCCACTTCAGCCCGTTCATACGAATTGGCTTCTTATTGTTCGGCAGAAAGTGCTTCTTTGGTGCGCCTGTTGATGGAACTTCCCAATCCTGATAAACGGATTAAAGATGCCGTTAACGGAGCTATGAAATGGTTCGAAGCACATAAATTGACAGGAATCCGGGTAGAACGTTTCACTAACGAGAACGGCAAGGCTGACACTCGTGTGGTGAATGACGATAATGCCGAACCAATATGGGCCCGCTTTTATAACTTAGAGCAAGAGAAGCCGCTATTCTGTGACCGTAACGGCATACCACTCAAAACATTAGCAGAAGTGGGACACGAAAGACGAAATGGATACAGTTGGTATAATAAAGCACCGGCAAGCCTCAACAAGCAGTATGAAAAATGGAAAAAGAAATATATGTAAGTTACTTTTCAATCAAAAAATAAATTAACTCATAAGTATAACTCCAAATGAAGAAAATAGTATTGTTCATCGCCATTTCTTTTTATGCTACATTCGGCTCAGCACAAGTTGTAAAGTCCAAAGCTACAGAGAATGGTAGAATCGGAGCTAATAAAACTACCACCACCAATCCAAATAATGCTTCCCATTCAAAACTCTATAATGCAATAGTTTCTGATGGAGAAAGTATACAGGCTGCTATTGAAGCTGCTCCTCAACATCCCACGGAGCCTTATATTATTCTGATAAAGAACGGAACATACAATGAAAAAGTTATCATTGACCGGCCAAACATTGTACTTCTTGGAGAAAGCCGGGAGAATACCCGGTTAGTATATGCCGAACTTTCAAGCAAACGCTCTATTCAGAAATATAAGGGTCAACCGGTAGGTAATGGGGTAATTATTTTGCAGAAAGGTGCAGACGATTGTATCATTAGCGGTATGACTATCTACAACAATTATGGTAGTACAGTAGAAGCAACTACTGCGCATCAGATGTCAATTTATGGACAAGCCACTCGTACTATCGTTATAAACTGTAATGTATGGGCAGACGGGAATGATGCTTTATCATTATGGGGGCCGGAGGATGGAATGTATTACCATGCCGATCTCAATTTAAGATGCCCTGGGGTAGATTTCCTTTGCCCCCGCGGTTGGTGTTATGCCACTCGTTGTACATTCTATGGTGATGGGCGTGCTATGATCTGGCATGATGGACGTGGTAATATTGATAAGAAACTCGTTATAACTGATTCACATTTTGATTCTAAAAGTCCAGTCACCCTTGGCCGTTATCATCACGACTCACAATTCTTCTTACTGAATTGTACAATGACCGACAAGATTATTGATCATCCTATTGGATATGCTTATTCAGACAAGGTTCTTGATCCGTGTCCGTGGGGAAAACGAGTTTACATGTATAATATAAAACGCGAAGGTGGAAACTTTGAATGGATGAAAAATAATCTTGAAGAAGCCAAAGGGTCACCCAAACCGGAAGAAATCAATGCTCGCTGGACATTTGGAGGTAAATGGGATCCGGAAGCAAAAATAAAAGCCTTGTGGAATGTTCTTGCTTATTAAATTTAATTTCATTCTTCAGACTTTCTTCGAATATTGCAACAGGTTCATTCAAGTGTAATGCCTTTAGAACAGATAAAATTCTCTCTGTTCTAAAGGTATAAAAAGCAAAAGAGACTGTCCAACTGAACAGCCTCTTTTGCTTTTTTATGTCTTATTTAAAACATCTTTCTAACCCGTTCGATGCCT
This genomic interval from uncultured Bacteroides sp. contains the following:
- a CDS encoding ribonuclease HII produces the protein MLLPYLNKDLIEAGCDEAGRGCLAGSVFAAAVILPVDFKNELLNDSKQLNEKQRYALREVVEKEAIAWAVGIVTPEEIDKINILNASILAMHRAVDQLTVIPQHLIIDGNRFKKYNEIPHTTVVKGDGKYLSIAAASILAKTYRDDYMNRLHQEFPVYDWDHNKGYPTKKHRAGIAQHGTTPYHRMTFNLLGDGQLSLDF
- a CDS encoding ISAs1 family transposase, which translates into the protein MSIISLCKQINDTRIDRKKEHSVESIVYIAMAAVLCGADSWNEIEEFGNSRKDFFAERISSFRNVPSHDTFNRFFSSLSPDYFERVFRYWMSEICEKYEGVVAIDGKTIRGASKCTRSNPEGESRFKLHMVSAWAAANGVTLGQVKVNRKSNEITAIPELLSALDLQNCIVTIDAMGCQKAIAKKIIDKEADYVLHVKNNQRKLYVDLRAWFEELDRNESDKNIAYSETQHAKYRTEETGHGRKEIRECFVYNHEGFEVFFKEWKGIKSIVRVTSERTIIKTGEISLEKRYYITSLGLEPQKIAEAVRAHWSVENNLHWQLDVSFGEDAGRKTGNAAQNFSLMNKIALMILKKSPRKGSIKGKRKAAGWDQGFLCELLLAQNF
- the ltrA gene encoding group II intron reverse transcriptase/maturase — encoded protein: MKGRMQKISAVNDSCPQKNRTESEGYAGVQTFIGITENNLTEVHFTKYDLLERILSPANLNKAYKQVVSNGGSGGVDKMETEELLPFLKLHKDELVTSLMDGNYHPNPVRRVEIPKENGKKRQLGIPTVVDRLIQQAISQVLSPIYEREFSNNSFGFRPKRSAHKALRTAQNYINAGNKYAVDLDLEKFFDTVNQSKLIEILSRRIKDGRVISLIHKYLRAGIIIGHKFEESSRGVPQGGPLSPLLSNIMLNELDKELERRGHPFVRYADDCMIFCKSKRSASRTMKHIICFIEETLFLRVNREKTKAGYVRGMKFLGYSFYNSKGGFRLSVHSKSYMKLKVRLKELTGRSNGMGYNKRKYELHQFIRGWIEYFKLADMQNHLKRIDQWLRRRLRMCIWKSWKNVSTRITNLLRCGIDRWHAQKWGYVKGYWRIAGSPILSCAIDTDKLRNAGYPMMLDYYSKMYRK
- the pelA gene encoding pectate lyase, with product MRKHLICIILMMLTVPAFAQQQLSPKDYEYSSREWKKIVRESPDAFFQTDEAKRIADNVLAYQRETGGWPKNLPIHRPLGDELDIVLSDKKKRNDSTTDNDATILEMTYLARLYRQLPEERYKKAFLQGVEFLLSGQYDNGGWPQFWPENRGYQVQITYNDNAMVQTLMVIRDLRNGVAPFDLLVDDAMKARLTKAFNKGIECILNTQIIVKGEPTVWCQQHDYKTLKPTSARSYELASYCSAESASLVRLLMELPNPDKRIKDAVNGAMKWFEAHKLTGIRVERFTNENGKADTRVVNDDNAEPIWARFYNLEQEKPLFCDRNGIPLKTLAEVGHERRNGYSWYNKAPASLNKQYEKWKKKYM